The Populus trichocarpa isolate Nisqually-1 chromosome 11, P.trichocarpa_v4.1, whole genome shotgun sequence genome has a segment encoding these proteins:
- the LOC7495299 gene encoding kinesin-like protein KIN-14C isoform X2: MASRNQNRPPRSPSSKKEGVEGIPLDKRRRIAMGRTGGATNVERKPFGSVNRKLDVTATSDVGSCAEGSDCGNVEFTKEEVDALVNERLKMKKFDHKGNLELVSELNARLKVCIKWFQKRDESHVEEEGKLQIALDALEKKCTETEAEMKNKEERFSATISELRQDNACLQERLSKEESEKLDAIACHRKENEARIALEALQASLSKDLEKAQQDILAANQRASSVDDMYKRLQEYNLSLQQYNSKLHAELEVARESLKRVEKEKSTIVENHSTLRGRYSSLQDQLNLARTAQDEALNQKDTLANEVKCLRGELQQVREDRDRQVAQVQALTSDVVKYKESTGESCAKLEYLMEKTKSLEETCSSQREQICLLEHQLTAANEMLKMSDLSSIETRTEFEKQKRTVRELQERLAETENQLVEGEKLRKKLHNTILELKGNIRVFCRVRPVLPDDGAGSEPPVISYPTSTEALGRGIDVIQSGQKYPFTFDKVFNHDASQQEVFVEISQLVQSALDGYKVCIFAYGQTGSGKTYTMMGRPEAPEQKGLIPRSLEQIFQTSQSLMAQGWKYKMQASMLEIYNETIRDLLSTNKSSSTENGAPGKQYTIKHDANGNTYVTDLTIVDVCRMEEISSLLRQAAQSRSVGKTQMNEQSSRSHFVFTLRISGVNEGTEQQVQGVLNLIDLAGSERLSRSGATGDRLKETQAINRSLSCLSDVIFSLAKKEDHVPFRNSKLTYLLQPCLGGDSKTLMFVNISPDPASVGESLCSLRFAARVNACEIGIPRRQMLAQMPARPADSRLSYG; the protein is encoded by the exons ATGGCTTCTAGGAACCAGAATCGGCCTCCTCGTAGTCCTTCTTCT AAGAAGGAAGGGGTGGAAGGTATTCCTTTAGATAAGCGGAGGAGGATTGCGATGGGAAGAACAGGAGGAGCTACGAATGTGGAGCGCAAGCCATTTGGTTCTGTTAACAGGAAGCTGGATGTTACTGCAACTAGTGATGTGGGGAGCTGTGCTGAGGGTTCGGATTGTGGCAATGTTGAGTTTACCAAGGAAGAAGTTGATGCGCTGGTCAATGAGAGATTGAAGATGAAAAAGTTTGATCACAAG GGGAATTTGGAATTAGTGAGTGAACTTAATGCTAGGCTTAAGGTTTGTATCAAATGGTTCCAGAAGAGAGATGAATCCCATGTCGAAGAGGAAGGAAAGCTTCAAATTGCTTTAGACGCTTTGGAGAAAAAGTGTACCGAAACTG AGGCAGAGATGAAAAACAAGGAGGAGAGATTTAGTGCAACTATTAGTGAGCTGAGGCAAGATAATGCTTGTTTACAAGAGAGACTTTCAAAAGAAGAATCAGAAAAGCtg GATGCAATCGCTTGTCatagaaaggaaaatgaagCACGAATTGCATTAGAAGCTTTGCAGGCTTCTCTATCAAAAGATCTTGAGAAAGCCCAACAAGATATTTTAGCTGCCAATCAAAGG GCTTCCTCAGTTGATGATATGTACAAGCGATTACAAGAGTACAACTTGAGTTTACAACAGTACAATAGCAAGCTGCATGCTGAACTTGAAGTTGCTCGCGAGTCTCTAAAACGTGTAGAAAAGGAGAAGTCTACTATAGTCGAGAACCACAGTACATTAAGGGGTCGCTACAGTTCATTGCAGGATCAATTAAATTTAGCCAGG ACTGCTCAAGATGAGGCTTTGAATCAGAAGGACACATTAGCAAATGAAGTGAAATGTCTCCGAGGAGAGTTGCAGCAGGTTAGAGAGGATCGTGATCGCCAAGTGGCTCAAGTGCAGGCTTTAACTTCTGATGTGGTGAAGTATAAAGAAAGTACTGGTGAATCCTGTGCAAAACTAGAATATCtgatggaaaaaacaaaatccttggAG GAGACATGTTCTTCTCAGAGGGAACAAATATGCTTGTTGGAGCATCAGCTCACTGCTGCAAATGAAATGCTGAAG atGTCTGATTTATCTTCTATAGAAACAAGGACAGAATTTGAAAAGCAAAAGAGAACTGTACGTGAATTACAAGAGCGCTTAGCAGAGACAGAAAATCAACTAGTTGAAGGAgagaaattgaggaaaaaattgCACAATACCATTTTG GAGCTAAAGGGGAATATTCGAGTATTTTGCAGAGTGCGTCCCGTGTTGCCAGATGATGGTGCTGGGTCTGAGCCACCAGTCATTTCTTATCCTACCTCAACAGAAGCTCTTGGCAGAGGCATCGATGTAATACAAAGTG GACAGAAATATCCTTTTACATTTGACAAGGTGTTCAATCATGATGCTTCTCAGCAAGAAGTTTTTGTTGAAATATCACAGCTTGTACAGAGTGCCCTTGATGGCTATAAG GTATGCATCTTTGCTTATGGTCAAACAGGTTCGGGCAAAACCTATACTATGATGGGCAGGCCAGAAGCTCCAGAGCAGAAGGGGTTGATACCACGCTCTTTAGAACAAATATTTCAAACTAGCCAGTCCCTTATGGCACAGGGTTGGAAGTACAAAATGCAG GCTTCAATGCTGGAAATATACAATGAAACCATTCGTGATTTGTTGTCGACAAATAAATCGAGCAGTACAGAAAATGGAGCTCCAGGAAAGCAGTATACCATCAAACACGATGCAAATGGAAACACCTATGTCACTGATCTTACAATTGTGGACGTTTGTAGAATGGAAGAGATTTCCTCTCTACTTCGGCAAGCTGCACAAAGCAG gtcCGTTGGTAAGACCCAAATGAATGAACAGTCTTCAAGAAGCCATTTTGTGTTCACATTGCGTATATCAGGAGTAAATGAG GGTACCGAACAACAAGTGCAAGGAGTTCTAAACCTCATTGATCTTGCTGGAAGCGAGCGACTCTCGAGGAGTGGGGCAACTGGAGACAGGTTGAAGGAAACTCAG GCCATCAACAGAAGCTTGTCATGCTTGAGTGATGTGATATTTTCTTTGGCAAAGAAAGAGGACCATGTTCCGTTTAGGAACTCAAAATTGACTTACCTTCTGCAG CCTTGTCTAGGAGGCGATTCCAAAACCCTGATGTTTGTCAATATTTCTCCGGACCCTGCTTCAGTTGGGGAATCTCTGTGTTCTCTTCGGTTTGCAGCCAGAGTCAATGCTTGTGAAATTGGTATTCCTCGACGTCAAATGCTAGCTCAAATGCCAGCTCGACCTGCAGATTCGCGCTTGAGTTATGGCTAA
- the LOC7497041 gene encoding sulfite exporter TauE/SafE family protein 2: MKANTILTWLAVSLAILIALSQSRAEETQPLSNNLKIDLFLDKIGKWSHHQIQSQETGLKLAPSMVIAGVLCFIAASVSSAGGIGGGGLYIPILTIVASLDLKTASSFSAFMVTGGSVANVMCNMFTRSAKFGGQTLVDYDIAILSEPCMLLGVSVGVICNLVFPEWLVTILFAVFLACSTFKTCQNGVFHWKLESEEVNRNESGNLENGLVEYETSTKESEEVISSVKEPLLGVELTSSVLRFPWMKLGILFIIWFSFSILYLLRGNRYGEGIIPMESCGFGYWVVSSLQIPLAIMFTAWILYRKESCQHQTINQQGMEDLTGGGTSNKLIFPVMALLAGMLGGVFGIGGGMLISPLLLHVGIAPEITAATCSFMVFFSSSMSALQYLLLGMEHVDTAIILSVICFVASLLGLLVVQRAIVKYGRASMIVFSVSTVMALSTVLMTSFGALNVWRDYNSGRNMGFKLPC; the protein is encoded by the exons ATGAAGGCCAACACCATCCTGACATGGCTAGCTGTCTCCCTCGCCATTTTGATCGCTCTTAGCCAGTCCAGAGCAGAAGAAACACAACCCCTTTCAAACAATCTGAAAATCGATCTTTTTCTTGACAAAATTGGTAAGTGGAGTCATCATCAGATACAGTCTCAAGAAACAGGATTGAAACTAGCACCCTCTATGGTGATAGCAGGAGTTTTATGTTTCATAGCTGCCTCTGTATCTAGTGCAGGTGGCATTGGTGGAGGGGGGTTGTATATTCCAATACTAACTATAGTGGCAAGTCTAGACCTGAAAACAGCCTCAAGTTTCTCAGCTTTTATGGTCACAGGAGGGTCTGTTGCTAATGTCATGTGTAACATGTTTACAAGAAGTGCGAAGTTTGGTGGTCAGACCTTGGTAgactatgatattgcaattctgTCTGAACCGTGCATGTTGTTAGGAGTTAGTGTTGGGGTTATTTGTAATCTTGTTTTCCCAGAGTGGCTTGTCACAATTTTGTTCGCTGTTTTTCTTGCTTGTTCTACCTTTAAGACTTGTCAGAATGGTGTTTTTCATTGGAAGTTGGAATCGGAAGAAGTGAATAGAAATGAAAGTGGGAATTTGGAAAATGGGTTGGTTGAATATGAGACTAGCACTAAGGAAAGTGAAGAGGTGATAAGCAGTGTCAAGGAGCCTCTTTTGGGTGTAGAATTAACTAGTTCCGTATTGAGGTTTCCATGGATGAAGTTGGGGATATTATTCATCATCTGGTTCTCCTTCTCCATCCTCTATCTTCTTCGAGGCAATCGGTACGGAGAG GGTATTATACCAATGGAGTCCTGTGGATTTGGATATTGGGTTGTCTCATCACTTCAGATTCCTCTTGCAATAATGTTCACAGCATGGATACTGTACAGAAAAGAGAGCTGCCAACATCAAACTATAAACCAGCAG GGCATGGAAGACCTAACAGGAGGTGGAACATCAAATAAGCTGATTTTCCCAGTCATGGCATTATTAGCAGGGATGTTGGGAGGAGTTTTTGGGATTGGAGGTGGAATGCTTATCAGCCCACTTCTGCTTCATGTTGGAATAGCACCTGAG ATAACTGCAGCAACTTGCTCGTTCAtggttttcttttcatcttcaaTGTCGGCATTACAGTATCTATTGTTGGGCATGGAACATGTTGATACCGCCATCATCCTTTCCGTCATTTGTTTTGTTGCGTCACTTCTTGGGTTGCTGGTGGTACAGAGGGCCATAGTAAAATATGGCAGGGCTTCCATGATTGTATTCTCAGTTAGTACAGTAATGGCTTTGAGTACTGTTCTGATGACCAGCTTTGGAGCTCTTAATGTTTGGAGGGATTATAATTCTGGGAGAAACATGGGGTTCAAACTGCCCTGTTGA
- the LOC7497040 gene encoding transcription factor ILR3, whose translation MVSPNENDNWVFDCGLIEDISVPGGDLLGLESLDETPNGSLWSSHNFTDSAFLSVEFNNSYENSDGHKESGSRKRVRPGSSNATGSKACREKMRRDRLNDRFTELGALLDPGRPPKVDKSAILVDAARMVTQLRDESQKLKESNVSLQEKIDELKAEKNELRDEKQRLKTEKENLERQVKALSTPPNFLPHPSAIPAPFSAPGQVVGSKLMPFVGYPGISMWQFMPPAVVDTSQDHVLRPPVA comes from the exons ATGGTGTCGCCTAATGAAAATGATAACTGGGTTTTTGATTGTGGGTTGATTGAAGACATTTCGGTCCCTGGTGGTGACCTTCTTGGTCTTGAATCTCTTGATGAAACCCCGAATGGGTCTCTTTGGTCTTCTCATAATTTCACTGATTCTGCCTTCTTAAG TGTGGAATTCAATAATTCATATGAGAATTCGGATGGTCATAAGGAAAGTGGGTCTCGGAAACG aGTGAGGCCTGGATCAAGTAATGCAACTGGCTCCAAAGCATGTAGAGAGAAAATGCGGCGGGATAGGCTGAACGACAG GTTCACGGAATTGGGTGCTCTTCTAGATCCTGGAAGGCCTCCTAAAGTGGACAAATCTGCTATATTGGTTGATGCTGCTCGAATGGTGACTCAGTTACGAGATGAATCTCAGAAGTTGAAAGAGTCTAATGTGAGTCTACAGGAGAAGATCGATGAATTAAAG GCAGAGAAGAATGAGCTTCGTGATGAGAAACAGAGGCTAAAGACAGAAAAGGAGAACCTAGAGCGGCAAGTGAAAGCCTTGAGTACTCCACCAAACTTCCTGCCTCATCCCTCTGCCATTCCAGCTCCATTTTCTGCCCCAGGCCAAGTTGTTGGCAGCAAGCTGATGCCCTTTGTTGGTTATCCTGGAATTTCTATGTGGCAGTTCATGCCCCCTGCTGTTGTTGATACCTCTCAGGATCATGTTCTTCGCCCTCCAGTTGCCTAA
- the LOC7497039 gene encoding thioredoxin-like protein CXXS1: protein MESEATNKSRVVMVESGESWDFYISQATTQTCPIAVHFTASWCMPSVAMNPIFEDLASAHPDILFLTVDVDAVKVINSLFDPRIAHI, encoded by the exons ATGGAAAGCGAAGCCACCAATAAGTCAAGAGTTGTAATGGTGGAGTCAGGGGAGTCTTGGGACTTCTATATCTCCCAAGCCACCACTCAAACCTGCCCT ATCGCTGTTCACTTTACTGCCTCATGGTGTATGCCATCAGTGGCCATGAACCCAATTTTTGAAGATCTGGCTTCAGCTCATCCAGATATCCTGTTTCTCACTGTTGATGTGGATGCTGTCAAGGTAATCAATTCATTGTTCGACCCAAGAATTGCACATATCTAG
- the LOC18102942 gene encoding cysteine-rich repeat secretory protein 38, with the protein MTSALRFPWTQSMELLIFILFSTFLLLSSPCHAYSKSDLGSQCTEVEYQANLSDLLNSLVANAPIQNGFYMTAAGKGANKIYGLTQCRGDISATDCAACIKNVTVLQGCSNSKGVTLWFQWCLVRYSDRSFFGEWDQSGIMAIYNDTNFEDAEVVSEGLNFTKTLASKTPNQPSMFYTAVLDVGQSGKRYGMAQCTRDLSKSNCGKCLFQLVTSLNIIGNYMRSWDISGSSCRMWYYDYQFYFNYSTPAAKGGSTRSSSHRVAIGVAFPVLVFLLVL; encoded by the exons ATGACCTCTGCCCTTCGTTTCCCTTGGACTCAAAGTATGGAATTgttaatattcattttattttcaacttttttgcTGTTATCTAGCCCTTGCCATGCTTACAGTAAGTCCGATCTCGGTTCGCAATGTACTGAAGTTGAATACCAAGCCAATCTGAGCGATCTGCTGAATTCACTTGTTGCTAATGCGCCTATCCAAAATGGCTTCTACATGACCGCAGCAGGTAAAGGTGCTAACAAGATTTATGGCCTTACACAATGCAGAGGTGATATTTCTGCCACAGACTGTGCAGCCTGCATCAAGAATGTTACCGTGCTACAAGGCTGCTCAAACAGTAAAGGTGTTACGCTTTGGTTTCAGTGGTGTCTCGTAAGGTATTCAGACCGGAGCTTTTTCGGTGAATGGGATCAATCAGGAATAATGGCAATTTACAATGACACCAATTTTGAAGATGCAGAAGTGGTTTCTGAAGGACTTAACTTCACAAAAACGCTTGCTTCTAAAACTCCTAACCAGCCTTCGATGTTCTATACCGCAGTATTGGATGTTGGACAGAGTGGGAAGAGGTATGGCATGGCTCAATGCACTAGAGATCTCAGCAAGAGTAACTGTGGCAAGTGCTTGTTCCAATTGGTGAcatctttaaatattattggaaattATATGAGAAGTTGGGATATTTCTGGATCTAGTTGTAGAATGTGGTACTATGACTACCAGTTCTACTTCAACTATTCAACACCTGCAGCAAAGGGAG GTTCCACAAGATCCTCATCACATCGAGTTGCAATTGGCGTGGCCTTTCCAGTGCTTGTGTTTCTGTTAGTtctttaa
- the LOC7495299 gene encoding kinesin-like protein KIN-14C isoform X1: MASRNQNRPPRSPSSKKEGVEGIPLDKRRRIAMGRTGGATNVERKPFGSVNRKLDVTATSDVGSCAEGSDCGNVEFTKEEVDALVNERLKMKKFDHKGNLELVSELNARLKVCIKWFQKRDESHVEEEGKLQIALDALEKKCTETEAEMKNKEERFSATISELRQDNACLQERLSKEESEKLDAIACHRKENEARIALEALQASLSKDLEKAQQDILAANQRASSVDDMYKRLQEYNLSLQQYNSKLHAELEVARESLKRVEKEKSTIVENHSTLRGRYSSLQDQLNLARTAQDEALNQKDTLANEVKCLRGELQQVREDRDRQVAQVQALTSDVVKYKESTGESCAKLEYLMEKTKSLEETCSSQREQICLLEHQLTAANEMLKMSDLSSIETRTEFEKQKRTVRELQERLAETENQLVEGEKLRKKLHNTILELKGNIRVFCRVRPVLPDDGAGSEPPVISYPTSTEALGRGIDVIQSAGQKYPFTFDKVFNHDASQQEVFVEISQLVQSALDGYKVCIFAYGQTGSGKTYTMMGRPEAPEQKGLIPRSLEQIFQTSQSLMAQGWKYKMQASMLEIYNETIRDLLSTNKSSSTENGAPGKQYTIKHDANGNTYVTDLTIVDVCRMEEISSLLRQAAQSRSVGKTQMNEQSSRSHFVFTLRISGVNEGTEQQVQGVLNLIDLAGSERLSRSGATGDRLKETQAINRSLSCLSDVIFSLAKKEDHVPFRNSKLTYLLQPCLGGDSKTLMFVNISPDPASVGESLCSLRFAARVNACEIGIPRRQMLAQMPARPADSRLSYG, from the exons ATGGCTTCTAGGAACCAGAATCGGCCTCCTCGTAGTCCTTCTTCT AAGAAGGAAGGGGTGGAAGGTATTCCTTTAGATAAGCGGAGGAGGATTGCGATGGGAAGAACAGGAGGAGCTACGAATGTGGAGCGCAAGCCATTTGGTTCTGTTAACAGGAAGCTGGATGTTACTGCAACTAGTGATGTGGGGAGCTGTGCTGAGGGTTCGGATTGTGGCAATGTTGAGTTTACCAAGGAAGAAGTTGATGCGCTGGTCAATGAGAGATTGAAGATGAAAAAGTTTGATCACAAG GGGAATTTGGAATTAGTGAGTGAACTTAATGCTAGGCTTAAGGTTTGTATCAAATGGTTCCAGAAGAGAGATGAATCCCATGTCGAAGAGGAAGGAAAGCTTCAAATTGCTTTAGACGCTTTGGAGAAAAAGTGTACCGAAACTG AGGCAGAGATGAAAAACAAGGAGGAGAGATTTAGTGCAACTATTAGTGAGCTGAGGCAAGATAATGCTTGTTTACAAGAGAGACTTTCAAAAGAAGAATCAGAAAAGCtg GATGCAATCGCTTGTCatagaaaggaaaatgaagCACGAATTGCATTAGAAGCTTTGCAGGCTTCTCTATCAAAAGATCTTGAGAAAGCCCAACAAGATATTTTAGCTGCCAATCAAAGG GCTTCCTCAGTTGATGATATGTACAAGCGATTACAAGAGTACAACTTGAGTTTACAACAGTACAATAGCAAGCTGCATGCTGAACTTGAAGTTGCTCGCGAGTCTCTAAAACGTGTAGAAAAGGAGAAGTCTACTATAGTCGAGAACCACAGTACATTAAGGGGTCGCTACAGTTCATTGCAGGATCAATTAAATTTAGCCAGG ACTGCTCAAGATGAGGCTTTGAATCAGAAGGACACATTAGCAAATGAAGTGAAATGTCTCCGAGGAGAGTTGCAGCAGGTTAGAGAGGATCGTGATCGCCAAGTGGCTCAAGTGCAGGCTTTAACTTCTGATGTGGTGAAGTATAAAGAAAGTACTGGTGAATCCTGTGCAAAACTAGAATATCtgatggaaaaaacaaaatccttggAG GAGACATGTTCTTCTCAGAGGGAACAAATATGCTTGTTGGAGCATCAGCTCACTGCTGCAAATGAAATGCTGAAG atGTCTGATTTATCTTCTATAGAAACAAGGACAGAATTTGAAAAGCAAAAGAGAACTGTACGTGAATTACAAGAGCGCTTAGCAGAGACAGAAAATCAACTAGTTGAAGGAgagaaattgaggaaaaaattgCACAATACCATTTTG GAGCTAAAGGGGAATATTCGAGTATTTTGCAGAGTGCGTCCCGTGTTGCCAGATGATGGTGCTGGGTCTGAGCCACCAGTCATTTCTTATCCTACCTCAACAGAAGCTCTTGGCAGAGGCATCGATGTAATACAAAGTG CAGGACAGAAATATCCTTTTACATTTGACAAGGTGTTCAATCATGATGCTTCTCAGCAAGAAGTTTTTGTTGAAATATCACAGCTTGTACAGAGTGCCCTTGATGGCTATAAG GTATGCATCTTTGCTTATGGTCAAACAGGTTCGGGCAAAACCTATACTATGATGGGCAGGCCAGAAGCTCCAGAGCAGAAGGGGTTGATACCACGCTCTTTAGAACAAATATTTCAAACTAGCCAGTCCCTTATGGCACAGGGTTGGAAGTACAAAATGCAG GCTTCAATGCTGGAAATATACAATGAAACCATTCGTGATTTGTTGTCGACAAATAAATCGAGCAGTACAGAAAATGGAGCTCCAGGAAAGCAGTATACCATCAAACACGATGCAAATGGAAACACCTATGTCACTGATCTTACAATTGTGGACGTTTGTAGAATGGAAGAGATTTCCTCTCTACTTCGGCAAGCTGCACAAAGCAG gtcCGTTGGTAAGACCCAAATGAATGAACAGTCTTCAAGAAGCCATTTTGTGTTCACATTGCGTATATCAGGAGTAAATGAG GGTACCGAACAACAAGTGCAAGGAGTTCTAAACCTCATTGATCTTGCTGGAAGCGAGCGACTCTCGAGGAGTGGGGCAACTGGAGACAGGTTGAAGGAAACTCAG GCCATCAACAGAAGCTTGTCATGCTTGAGTGATGTGATATTTTCTTTGGCAAAGAAAGAGGACCATGTTCCGTTTAGGAACTCAAAATTGACTTACCTTCTGCAG CCTTGTCTAGGAGGCGATTCCAAAACCCTGATGTTTGTCAATATTTCTCCGGACCCTGCTTCAGTTGGGGAATCTCTGTGTTCTCTTCGGTTTGCAGCCAGAGTCAATGCTTGTGAAATTGGTATTCCTCGACGTCAAATGCTAGCTCAAATGCCAGCTCGACCTGCAGATTCGCGCTTGAGTTATGGCTAA